The sequence below is a genomic window from Salvelinus fontinalis isolate EN_2023a chromosome 19, ASM2944872v1, whole genome shotgun sequence.
cttgtgtcatgcacaaagtatatgtccttactgacttgccaaaactatagtttgttaacaagaaatttgtggagtggttgaaaaatgagttttattgactccaacctaagtgtatgtaaacttacgacttcaactgtacatacagtattacctcaattacttcgactcactggtgcccccgcacattgactctgtaccggtaccccctgcatatagcctcgctactgttattttactgctgctctttaattatttgctactgttttttttcaatgttttatttATCTTTTTTTTACTTAAAACTTATTTTTtcataaaactgcattgttggttaactgcttgtaagtaaccatttcactgtaaggtccacacctctttgacaaataacatttgatttgatttgaaagaaaATGTACCTTTTCTCTCATCTCTAACTATCAGTAAGGCTGAAGGACAGGCTAGCTGGGCACAGCAACATCCAATCCTGTTATACATTACGTCATGCTTTCACAAATTATTTGTTTatccaaatgttttttttgtcatttCTGTGCTCTATTGTGTGTGCAGAGAGACTCCGGGGAGGGGAGTGGTTGTCAGCCATTCAGGGATAAATAGAGAGGCAGAGCTCAGAGTTTGTCAGAAGGCTGACCTGACAGGGTCACACACAGGACCAAGGAGGAGCAGGACCTCAGCTTTTTTACCCTTTATTACAAATGGAGAAAAACGAAGATGTTCAATACTGTTTTCAAGACAGAAACTCTTCCTGCAGAAAGGTTTTGCTATCGACATCTATCTACATAACAATGTACATCTTCTTCTCATTGTTTTCAGCGGTTACAGTATTTTTGAACGTACTGGTGatcatctccatctctcacttTAAGCAGCTCCACACTCCAACCAACCTGCTCATCATATCTCTGGCTGTGTCAGATCTCCTGGTGGGACTGATTGTGATACCAGTAGTGACTGTAGCGATAATGGAATCATGCTGGGGATTTGGggaatatttctgtgtgtttaattTCTACATTGCTTGTTTATGTACTTCTTTATCTCTGGGCAATTTGGTCTTGATATCTATTGACCGctatgttgctgtgtgtgatcccTTATTGTACCACTCTAAAATAACAATACCAAGAACAATGTGTTCTATATCCATTACCTGGTTTTGTTGTATCATGTACCGTGCTGCTATTATAAAACACTTTGTAAATGTACAGGTACCCAGTAGGTGTTTGAAGGAATGTTTTATTGTAGAAGAGTTAAATTGGGTTAATATCATTAGccttgtatttacaatggttgtCCCGTGCTCTATTATTATAACACTATATATGAAAATCTTTGTAGTGGCCAGATCACAGGCCAGAAAGGTATTTTCAAAAGAGGCTGCCAGTGTGTCTGGTGCTAAAACTGTACAGGCAAATAAGTCTGAGAGAAAAGCAGCAAAAACTCTAGCAATTGTTGTTTTCAACTATCTCATTTGTTGGATTCCATTTTTGTTCAtaaatatgtttgttttttcaaGTGACAATTTTTCATTCATCATCGGCTTTCTGCCACTTGTTAATTCCTTAATTAATCCAATAATTTATGCTTTCTTTTATCCGTGGTTCAAAGTGACAGCTAAACATATTTTAACTCGGGTGAAGTTAAGGCATACATAGATcctataaacatatatatatttttaaatctacaAGCGTAGGTTTGATGTAGTTATGTTATACAATTACTCGAATTGCTTATTTCATGTAACAATACACTGACATTACTCTTCTCAGTACTGTCATTATAGATACATGTGGTTTTGATACATAATGATTTGGCTGGATTGGATTGGAATGACTTGGAGATGGCATAAGAAGGCATAAACTTGTTTTATAAAAGACATTGTAGTCATTTTGGGTTGTATATTCCAAATACCAAAATCTATGGTTGTTCCATGTTATTTAATGATACCTAGTATATAAGTATTCTAAAAGTACATTTGGAGGTGCCATATGTTGTTTATCATTGCCCTTTAGTTACTGAATTGGGACACAATGCCTTCAACAAGTGTAGTAAAGGGTGTGGTGTATGGCCTATAgaccacggctaagggttgtttTTGTGCACGATGCAACACAGtttgcctggatacagcccttagccgtagtatattggccatataccactaaCCCCCAAGGTGCATTATTGTTTTTATAAACCGGTTGCCAACACAGCAAGGAAAGGTACGACACATCTAAATTGAAAATGTTGCTTTAAGAAATAAATTCATAATAAATACATTCCGCCAGAAAAACTAGTTCAGACAAAAGTTGTGTTGCTAGACTGGTTGCTAAGTAACATAGCTAcaggctagctaacattaaatgTATGAAAAAACAGAGCATTAGCGCTACTTCTACAGTGACTAACACATGGCAATTATTTATTTACGTTGATTTGAATTTTGCCATTTAATGTGCACAAATGAAAAAATTGCCCCATATTATTGTTGGTTGTTGGCTTGCCCAATGATGTCGTTTTGTTTGCTCCACACTGCTGGAAATGTAACCATTCTTTTAGCTGGGGGAGTTGCTGCTGTGTTGTGATAGAATAGTGCTCCACCGCTTTCTCGCTTCCAGATTTGACCTCTAGTAACTTTGAAGAGAGGTTTTAGATCTGTCCTCTGACAGACATCATTTTTCGTGCCTCTAGACCGGCATCCGACAGATTCTGGATACCTAAaagggtcctaaaattctaaatcaaatagctaaatgatccatggtcgtacataaaaaaaatacatattttagttTATTAACCCCCAAATGCTTAGCCTTTTAGAGGTTTTAAACATACGTGAAGCAGCTCGCTTACAAGCCATGGTGCAAGAAATTGTGTGCCCTATAGGAAATATCAAAATGCGCAGAATTGGCCTAAGAAATAGATTCTCATCTGGCGCATTATATTAGGCTATCTGTGTTAGTGGGCTATATCAGCCAATAGGCTAGACGTAGTTTGAAGAGagcagagtaggagagagagaggacacttgCACTTTCTCTTGCGCTATGTTTTGCATATAGCCTACCTTCTAGGAGCGGAACAATTTTCAGAGACAAATATGGGTGGTGAATATTTACTTCTAGgcaatgtagtaaactatagTTTAGTCATATttaggaagtacatttctttggaAAGACAACTACCCCGTGCTTCTCTGCACATGCATAGGATATAGCCTACTCTTTTTAATTGAGACCACACGCACACCTGATCTCACACGCCCAACTAGGAGAGGTATGGCTACTGAACTTGAAGCAGCAAGAATTATTAAAGTGgacactagctagctaaaaatTGGCCCTTTGCTAAATTTGCCATGGATGGAgacttaattctccatactggccaatgattataacagtgattctgatctaaccataaattaatacattgtgccccttgcctgagaggatggaagttcaatatgtagctagatgtagaaatctaatgttaactagctggcttaTCGTTGCCTATGAAAGGAAGTTatgctagcgagcaagcattttagtcaGGTAGCATAGGACAACCAAAACTAAAAGTGTGTACTTTATGCAGTGGGGATTTTAGCATGCACATCTTGGTGGGGTAAACTTAACCAATTTGTTGAGATACATGCCAGcgaagccacaacacaacactaaacaatacattaattgcactataacggtgacaaacggtgcccacaaactgttgtggcttacataaagctgtccagacagcagagctttcctttcagcaccatggagtgaatccttaccaccgctacacctggttatcagaggagcCTAACTTGGCAGCAAAaaagttaattcagcctcatttactttTATAAAACCATAGCTGATATGACTGACTTGCTTATATCATTAATACTTAGCTTTAAGTATAAACAAGTGCAAGCAAACGAGCTGTGACGAGACAGGCCTTCCTTCAGCACTTTCGAAATGGACACCGATAGAAATTTCCACTTGCAAACATGGTTACAGACCAAGTATCCCCTCCTCGTGGAGAAAAGCACATGAGCTAAATATAATACACAAAGTAAGAAAAACAAAGAAATGCAACATTCCAACATTGACTAAAATGATGAATAAGATACTGATGAGATATACTATATAAGAAATATAACAGTTGAGATATACAAGCTACGTCATTAAGgaacgatgagcggataagaggcaagctgtaattttgattaagacattaatgagcgagctaagacAGACAATACGCCTAGTTGTTCAGCACTTTTTCAATGGACAGCGACAGAACattggccgttcttacagtattctccctgtacaccaagtccgAAACGTAGGATAAATAATGGGGGcatttaagtatatttttgcaattacatttacttttgatacttttaaaccaaatacttttagacttttactc
It includes:
- the LOC129817034 gene encoding trace amine-associated receptor 13c-like — encoded protein: MEKNEDVQYCFQDRNSSCRKVLLSTSIYITMYIFFSLFSAVTVFLNVLVIISISHFKQLHTPTNLLIISLAVSDLLVGLIVIPVVTVAIMESCWGFGEYFCVFNFYIACLCTSLSLGNLVLISIDRYVAVCDPLLYHSKITIPRTMCSISITWFCCIMYRAAIIKHFVNVQVPSRCLKECFIVEELNWVNIISLVFTMVVPCSIIITLYMKIFVVARSQARKVFSKEAASVSGAKTVQANKSERKAAKTLAIVVFNYLICWIPFLFINMFVFSSDNFSFIIGFLPLVNSLINPIIYAFFYPWFKVTAKHILTRVKLRHT